A region of Toxorhynchites rutilus septentrionalis strain SRP chromosome 1, ASM2978413v1, whole genome shotgun sequence DNA encodes the following proteins:
- the LOC129761584 gene encoding uncharacterized protein LOC129761584: protein MTEDSDGGGPSWTFGSRFSSLDVDQQELDSTQTLTKGNNRGNKGNKRTAVRATHQEYQFTKQQKVDTIAVHNGPRYLILKRTDEGKTMATVSPFFIRKAMDSITSNITIGRTKDGGLLLKTINRQQAVKLLKQTQLGTITIAIMEHPTMNTTRGTIFCPDLNMHKDEEITEELKHAHVINVKRIKRRNGAKLEDSGAFILTFNLGTLPNSIDVGFHLCRVRQYIPPPLRCMKCLKFGHKKDVCKGNQTCANCAKLYHDKTECQQERRCVVCRGGHHTLSKDCPVYTDELEIQRMKTTEKITYREARQKRRLQAPDPNPPRLRQLFSSHFNTSEGEPKKVNTTRDNNTGKTNENSQNVQQIQPCVTGKTMERETQMNTTMTTNQVEENSTTNTNSNEMKNPTANADNLHQSNESPMNNSQISSITNDITNPTNNSH from the coding sequence ATGACGGAGGATTCAGATGGCGGAGGGCCATCCTGGACCTTTGGATCTAGGTTCAGTAGTTTGGACGTGGATCAACAGGAATTGGATAGCACACAAACGCTTACAAAAGGAAACAATAGAGGAAACAAAGGAAACAAAAGGACAGCTGTTCGAGCAACACACCAGGAATATCAATTTACTAAACAACAAAAAGTGGACACAATAGCTGTTCACAATGGACCAcgttatctgattttaaaacgTACGGACGAAGGAAAGACAATGGCTACTGTTTCCCCGTTTTTCATCAGAAAGGCAATGGACAGTATCACATCCAATATCACGATAGGAAGAACGAAGGATGGTGGACTGCTACTGAAAACCATAAACAGACAGCAAGCAGTAAAGCTCTTGAAACAGACTCAACTTGGAACAATAACCATCGCAATAATGGAACATCCTACAATGAACACAACCCGTGGAACCATCTTCTGTCCAGATCTGAATATGCATAAAGACGAGGAAATCACAGAGGAGTTGAAACACGCACATGTTATCAATGTAAAACGAATCAAGCGGCGGAACGGTGCAAAGCTGGAAGACTCAGGAGCATTCATCCTTACCTTCAACTTGGGAACCCTCCCAAATTCTATTGATGTAGGTTTTCATCTGTGCAGGGTTCGACAGTACATCCCACCCCCACTGCGGTGCATGAAATGCCTAAAATTTGGTCATAAGAAAGATGTTTGCAAAGGAAATCAGACTTGTGCCAACTGCGCGAAGTTATACCATGACAAAACTGAATGCCAGCAAGAGAGAAGATGTGTTGTCTGCCGTGGAGGACACCACACCTTATCTAAAGACTGCCCAGTGTACACCGATGAACTCGAAATTCAACGTATGAAGACCACCGAAAAGATCACCTATCGTGAAGCCAGACAAAAGAGAAGACTACAAGCACCGGACCCTAACCCACCACGACTGAGACAGTTGTTCTCTAGTCACTTCAATACATCTGAAGGCGAGCCCAAGAAAGTGAACACTACTAGAGACAATAATACAGGAAAAACCAACGAGAACTCACAAAATGTTCAACAAATACAACCATGCGTAACAGGTAAAACAATGGAAAGAGAAACTCAAATGAATACTACAATGACCACTAACCAAGTCGAAGAGAACTCAACGACTAATACTAACAGCAACGAGATGAAAAACCCCACAGCTAATGCAGATAATCTCCACCAGTCCAATGAAAGTCCAATGAATAATTCGCAAATCAGTTCGATAACAAATGATATTACTAACCCAACTAACAATAGCCATTAG